A stretch of Bordetella petrii DNA encodes these proteins:
- a CDS encoding YbfB/YjiJ family MFS transporter encodes MPAASIPRSSFPLLLAWPGLAALAVAMGIGRFAFTPLWPLMAQDAGLSLAQGGWLASANYAGYLLGALAAVAFPIRRLRAGLLGSLAAAGLLTLAMGQLDGMAAWLALRLAAGYASACTFICVAAWRPVPAGDPREGPVMNWTYAGVGIGIAASGLACLALMRQGAGADASWRALGVLALAASALVAIALARSPGPASAPAAAPAAPDQPAPAAPGDRGARWLVPHYGLFGMGYIVPATFLPAMAKAQVPDPAVFGWVWPCFGAAAAVSCLLAPRLARGRDERRIWRAAQLLMAAGMAAPALLDSLGAIALAALLVGGTFVVITQAGMQAARRGAGANAARAAAAMTAAFALGQILGPLAAAWAARHGIGLPAVLAASAALLAAGALALPQRA; translated from the coding sequence ATGCCAGCCGCCTCGATCCCCCGCTCATCCTTCCCTCTGCTTCTGGCCTGGCCCGGCCTGGCCGCCCTGGCGGTCGCCATGGGCATCGGCCGGTTCGCCTTCACCCCGTTGTGGCCGCTGATGGCCCAGGACGCCGGCCTCAGCCTGGCGCAGGGCGGCTGGCTGGCCTCGGCCAACTATGCCGGCTACCTGCTGGGCGCCCTGGCGGCGGTGGCGTTTCCCATCCGGCGCCTGCGCGCGGGCCTGCTGGGCAGCCTGGCCGCCGCCGGCCTGCTGACGCTGGCCATGGGCCAGCTCGACGGCATGGCGGCCTGGCTGGCGCTGCGCCTGGCGGCCGGCTATGCCAGCGCCTGCACCTTCATCTGCGTGGCCGCCTGGCGCCCCGTGCCGGCCGGCGACCCGCGCGAAGGGCCGGTCATGAACTGGACTTACGCCGGCGTGGGCATCGGCATCGCCGCCAGCGGGCTGGCCTGTCTGGCGCTGATGCGGCAGGGCGCGGGGGCGGACGCCAGCTGGCGGGCGCTGGGCGTGCTGGCGTTGGCGGCCAGCGCCCTGGTGGCGATCGCCTTGGCGCGCTCGCCCGGCCCCGCTTCGGCCCCGGCCGCCGCGCCGGCCGCCCCGGACCAGCCGGCGCCGGCCGCCCCTGGCGACCGCGGCGCGCGCTGGCTGGTGCCGCATTACGGGCTGTTCGGCATGGGCTATATCGTGCCGGCCACGTTCCTGCCCGCCATGGCCAAGGCGCAGGTGCCCGACCCCGCCGTGTTCGGCTGGGTATGGCCCTGCTTCGGCGCCGCGGCCGCCGTGTCCTGCCTGCTGGCGCCGCGCCTGGCGCGCGGCCGCGACGAACGGCGCATCTGGCGCGCCGCCCAATTGCTGATGGCCGCCGGCATGGCGGCGCCGGCCCTGCTGGATTCGCTGGGCGCCATCGCCCTGGCGGCGCTGCTGGTGGGCGGCACGTTCGTGGTCATCACCCAGGCCGGCATGCAGGCCGCCCGGCGCGGCGCCGGCGCCAACGCCGCCCGCGCCGCGGCCGCCATGACGGCCGCCTTCGCCCTGGGCCAGATCCTGGGCCCGCTGGCCGCGGCATGGGCGGCCCGCCATGGCATCGGGCTGCCGGCCGTGCTGGCGGCCAGCGCGGCGCTGCTGGCGGCCGGGGCGCTGGCGCTGCCGCAGCGGGCGTAG
- the mlaD gene encoding outer membrane lipid asymmetry maintenance protein MlaD: MSREKTDFWVGLFVLLGAAALVFLALRAGNLSSFSFAPTYTLTANFDNIGGLKARAPVKSAGVVVGRVGKISFDDKVFQAVVTLNLEEGYQFPKDSSASILTSGLLGEQYVGLSAGSEEDNFADGGKIRYTQSAVVLEQLISKFLYGTAEKQGSAPGN, encoded by the coding sequence ATGTCACGCGAAAAAACCGATTTCTGGGTAGGGCTCTTCGTGCTGCTGGGCGCCGCCGCGCTGGTGTTCCTGGCCCTGCGGGCCGGCAATCTCAGCAGCTTTTCGTTTGCCCCCACCTACACCCTGACCGCCAACTTCGACAACATCGGGGGCCTGAAGGCCCGCGCCCCGGTCAAGAGCGCCGGCGTGGTGGTGGGCCGGGTCGGCAAGATCAGCTTCGACGACAAGGTCTTCCAGGCCGTGGTCACGCTGAACCTGGAAGAAGGCTACCAATTCCCCAAAGATTCCTCCGCGTCCATCCTGACTTCGGGCCTGCTGGGCGAACAATACGTGGGGCTGTCGGCCGGCAGCGAAGAAGACAACTTCGCCGACGGCGGAAAAATCCGCTACACCCAGAGCGCTGTCGTGCTGGAACAGCTGATCAGCAAGTTCCTGTACGGCACCGCCGAAAAACAGGGCTCTGCGCCGGGGAATTGA
- a CDS encoding glutamate synthase subunit beta, protein MGKITGFMEFQRLQEASEAPQKRLKNWREFVLHLNDEQSKQQAARCMDCGIPFCNNGCPVNNIIPDWNDLVYRQEWRRALDVLHSTNNFPEFTGRICPAPCEAACTLNINSDAVGIKSIEHAIIDKGWAEGWVVPQMPARKTGKKVAVVGSGPAGLAAAQQLARAGHSVTVFDKSDRIGGLLRYGIPDFKLEKSQIDRRIAQMEAEGVEFAPSTYIGNPADPVADGLTVRTPDSLLADFDAVVMSGGSETPRDLPVPGRELDGVYFAMDFLRQQNKAVAGDRLTGQTLAKGKHVVVIGGGDTGSDCVGTSNRQGAASVTQFELMPQPPESENKPLVWPYWPLKLRTSSSHEEGCERDWAVTTKLLKGSDGKVEKLVGSRVEWFKDEATGQMKMREAEGSEFEIQADLVLLAMGFVSPVQNVLDAFGVDRDARGNVRANTDDYRTSVDKVFAAGDMRRGQSLVVWAIREGRQCARAVDEYLMGSSELPR, encoded by the coding sequence ATGGGAAAAATCACTGGCTTTATGGAATTTCAGCGGCTGCAGGAAGCCTCTGAAGCGCCGCAGAAGCGCCTGAAGAACTGGCGCGAATTCGTCCTGCACCTGAACGACGAACAGTCCAAGCAGCAGGCGGCCCGCTGCATGGACTGCGGCATCCCGTTCTGCAACAACGGCTGCCCGGTCAACAACATCATCCCCGACTGGAACGACCTGGTGTACCGGCAAGAGTGGCGCCGCGCGCTCGACGTGCTGCATTCCACCAACAACTTCCCCGAGTTCACCGGCCGCATCTGCCCGGCGCCGTGCGAAGCGGCCTGTACCCTCAACATCAACAGCGACGCGGTCGGCATCAAGTCCATCGAGCACGCCATCATCGACAAGGGCTGGGCCGAAGGCTGGGTGGTGCCGCAGATGCCGGCGCGCAAGACGGGCAAGAAAGTCGCCGTGGTGGGCTCCGGCCCGGCCGGCCTGGCCGCGGCGCAGCAGCTGGCGCGCGCCGGCCATTCGGTCACGGTGTTCGACAAGAGCGACCGCATCGGCGGCCTGCTGCGCTACGGCATTCCCGACTTCAAGCTGGAAAAATCGCAGATCGACCGCCGCATCGCCCAAATGGAAGCCGAGGGCGTGGAGTTCGCGCCGTCCACCTATATCGGCAACCCGGCCGACCCGGTGGCCGACGGCCTGACGGTGCGCACGCCCGACTCGCTGCTGGCCGATTTCGACGCCGTGGTCATGAGCGGCGGCTCGGAAACCCCGCGCGACCTGCCGGTGCCCGGCCGCGAACTCGATGGCGTGTATTTCGCCATGGATTTCCTGCGCCAGCAGAACAAGGCCGTGGCGGGCGACCGCCTTACCGGCCAGACGCTGGCCAAGGGCAAGCATGTGGTGGTGATCGGCGGCGGCGATACCGGCTCGGACTGCGTAGGCACCAGCAACCGCCAGGGCGCGGCCTCGGTCACTCAGTTCGAACTGATGCCGCAGCCGCCCGAATCCGAAAACAAACCGCTGGTCTGGCCGTACTGGCCCCTGAAGCTGCGCACCTCGTCGTCGCACGAAGAGGGCTGCGAGCGCGATTGGGCGGTGACCACCAAGCTGCTCAAGGGCAGCGACGGCAAGGTCGAAAAGCTGGTGGGCTCACGCGTCGAATGGTTCAAGGACGAAGCCACCGGCCAGATGAAAATGCGCGAGGCCGAAGGCTCGGAATTCGAAATCCAGGCCGACCTGGTGCTGCTGGCCATGGGCTTCGTGTCGCCCGTGCAGAACGTGCTGGACGCCTTTGGCGTGGACCGCGACGCGCGCGGCAACGTGCGCGCCAACACCGACGACTACCGTACCAGCGTCGACAAGGTCTTCGCGGCCGGCGACATGCGCCGCGGCCAGTCGCTGGTGGTGTGGGCCATTCGCGAAGGCCGGCAGTGCGCCCGCGCGGTCGACGAATACCTGATGGGTTCCAGCGAACTGCCGCGCTAA
- a CDS encoding MlaA family lipoprotein, protein MNMPTYARFASALAACALTAGCATPGNPDPRDPWEGFNRGVYKFNDTVDRALLKPVAQAYTYVTPQPVRSCIHNIFSNVGDLWGATNSFLQGRGHDFVNTLGRFLFNTTMGIGGCFDVASANGARKIPNDFGTTLGVWGFGQGPYLVLPLLGASSVRDGVGLIGDWQGGIVTYSNPGAIENTRWRNSLWGLDIVDTRASLLDTTDMVDRVALDPYSFVRDAYLQRRAAMVRGTATGEGSLPDYSDDSLPDYSDDGDDAAAPTSAPAAAQPAAPAPKP, encoded by the coding sequence ATGAATATGCCTACTTACGCCCGCTTTGCCTCCGCCCTGGCCGCATGCGCCCTGACGGCGGGCTGCGCCACGCCCGGCAACCCCGACCCGCGCGACCCCTGGGAAGGCTTCAACCGCGGCGTGTACAAGTTCAACGACACGGTCGACCGCGCGCTGCTCAAGCCCGTGGCGCAGGCCTATACCTACGTCACTCCGCAGCCCGTGCGCAGCTGCATCCACAACATATTCAGCAACGTGGGCGACCTCTGGGGCGCCACCAACAGCTTCCTGCAGGGCCGCGGCCACGACTTCGTCAACACCCTGGGGCGCTTCCTGTTCAACACCACCATGGGCATCGGCGGCTGCTTCGACGTGGCCTCGGCCAACGGGGCGCGCAAGATCCCCAACGATTTCGGCACCACGCTGGGCGTGTGGGGCTTCGGCCAGGGCCCGTACCTGGTGCTGCCGCTGCTGGGCGCCAGCTCGGTGCGTGACGGCGTGGGCCTGATCGGAGACTGGCAGGGCGGCATCGTCACCTATTCCAACCCGGGCGCCATTGAAAACACCCGCTGGCGCAACTCGCTGTGGGGCCTCGACATCGTCGACACCCGCGCCAGCCTGCTCGACACCACCGACATGGTCGACCGGGTCGCGCTCGACCCGTACAGCTTCGTGCGCGACGCGTACCTGCAGCGCCGTGCCGCCATGGTGCGCGGCACCGCCACCGGCGAAGGCAGCCTGCCCGATTACAGCGACGACAGCCTGCCCGACTACAGTGACGATGGCGACGACGCGGCAGCGCCCACCTCCGCGCCGGCTGCGGCCCAGCCGGCCGCGCCCGCGCCCAAGCCGTAA
- a CDS encoding LysR family transcriptional regulator has translation MRNLDLDALQIFKAVAERGGVARAAAHLNRVQSNVSTRLRQLESALGATLFQRQNRRLVLSAQGRVLLDYAERLLQLSDEAQAALRAGAPGGLLRVGTMESTAAARLPPILAAYHGAWPQVRIELVSGTSGALVNQVHRGDIEAAFVARPYAEDGLDAVPAFTEDLALISPLARPPVARAQDLRGATLIAFSTGCSYRRILEAWLARENVAPGNIMEFASYHAIVACVAAGTGVAIVPRSVLGVLQAGATLRVRALPQPFAQARTMLVWRRGHQSPALDALRAGLPGEAAG, from the coding sequence ATGAGAAACTTGGATCTCGATGCGCTGCAGATATTCAAGGCCGTGGCCGAGCGCGGCGGGGTGGCGCGCGCTGCCGCGCACCTGAACCGGGTGCAATCCAATGTGTCTACCCGGCTGCGCCAGCTTGAAAGCGCGCTGGGCGCCACGCTGTTCCAGCGCCAGAACCGGCGCCTGGTGCTGTCGGCGCAGGGCCGTGTGCTGCTGGATTACGCCGAGCGCCTGCTGCAGCTGTCGGACGAAGCGCAGGCGGCTTTGCGCGCCGGCGCGCCGGGCGGCCTGCTGCGCGTGGGCACCATGGAAAGCACGGCGGCGGCGCGGTTGCCGCCCATTCTGGCGGCCTATCACGGCGCCTGGCCCCAGGTGCGCATTGAACTGGTGTCGGGCACCAGCGGCGCGCTGGTCAACCAGGTGCACCGCGGCGATATCGAAGCCGCGTTCGTGGCCCGGCCCTACGCCGAAGACGGCCTGGATGCCGTGCCCGCTTTCACCGAAGACCTGGCGCTGATTTCTCCCCTGGCCCGTCCGCCGGTGGCGCGGGCGCAAGACTTGCGCGGCGCCACGCTCATCGCTTTCAGCACCGGATGTTCGTACCGCCGCATCCTGGAAGCCTGGCTGGCCCGGGAAAACGTGGCGCCCGGCAACATCATGGAGTTCGCCTCGTATCACGCCATCGTGGCCTGCGTGGCCGCCGGCACGGGCGTGGCCATTGTGCCGCGCTCGGTGCTGGGCGTGCTGCAGGCCGGGGCCACGCTGCGGGTGCGCGCCCTGCCGCAGCCTTTTGCCCAGGCGCGCACCATGCTGGTGTGGCGCCGCGGGCACCAGTCGCCCGCGCTGGACGCCTTGCGCGCCGGGCTGCCCGGCGAGGCGGCCGGCTAG
- a CDS encoding ABC transporter ATP-binding protein, translating into MPETTTNSPDLALSLDGVALGYGDFTVLQDINMAVQAGQVVAVMGGSGSGKTTLLRAATGQLPALRGQVRVFGTDIGQAGGDGVQALRKRMGVLFQQGALFTDLNVFENVAFPLREHTRLPEPEVTARVLDKLDAVGLRAAAHLRVAEISGGMSRRVALARAVVLEPELILYDEPFAGLDPISMGITARLIRDLADRLHCASVLITHDVQESFAIADQVYLVGQGRLVAAGTPQTLSDSQDPYVRQFLRGEPDGPVAFQYPDTPAFQAWLAQQEGRKP; encoded by the coding sequence ATGCCCGAAACCACTACCAATAGCCCGGACCTCGCCCTGTCGCTCGACGGGGTGGCGCTGGGCTATGGCGACTTCACGGTATTGCAGGACATCAACATGGCCGTCCAGGCAGGCCAGGTGGTGGCCGTCATGGGCGGCTCGGGCTCGGGCAAGACCACGCTGCTGCGCGCGGCCACCGGCCAGTTGCCGGCGCTGCGCGGCCAGGTGCGGGTATTCGGCACCGATATCGGCCAGGCCGGCGGCGACGGCGTGCAGGCCCTGCGCAAGCGCATGGGCGTGCTGTTCCAGCAGGGCGCGCTGTTCACCGACCTGAACGTCTTCGAAAACGTCGCCTTCCCGCTGCGCGAGCACACCCGCCTGCCCGAACCCGAAGTCACCGCGCGGGTGCTCGACAAACTCGACGCGGTCGGCCTGCGGGCCGCCGCGCACCTGCGGGTGGCCGAGATCTCCGGCGGCATGTCGCGGCGCGTGGCGCTGGCCCGCGCCGTGGTGCTGGAACCCGAACTCATCCTGTACGACGAGCCCTTCGCCGGCCTGGACCCGATCTCCATGGGCATCACCGCCCGCCTGATCCGCGACCTGGCCGACCGCCTGCACTGCGCCTCGGTGCTGATCACGCACGACGTGCAAGAATCCTTCGCCATCGCCGACCAGGTCTATTTAGTGGGGCAAGGGCGGCTGGTGGCCGCCGGCACGCCGCAAACGCTGTCCGACTCGCAAGACCCGTACGTCAGGCAGTTCCTGCGCGGCGAACCCGACGGGCCGGTGGCCTTCCAGTACCCCGACACGCCGGCCTTCCAGGCCTGGCTGGCGCAACAAGAAGGACGCAAACCATGA
- a CDS encoding OmpW/AlkL family protein produces MSLRTLLATTLCTAGLAAVPASAHEAGDWLFKLGVTQVSPKSGNGSVLDGAVDLDISSNVRPSFTIGYMATRHIGIELLGAWPFQHDIRGSGGLGKIGATKHLPPTLSLQWHFLPDSTVQPYVGVGLNYTHFFDTQARGALAGSDLKLGDSWGLAGQLGVDIKLDDRWFLNADLRYIDISSKVKLDGRRIGTARIDPWVATLGVGYRF; encoded by the coding sequence ATGTCATTACGTACCCTCCTGGCTACCACCCTGTGCACGGCCGGACTGGCCGCTGTCCCCGCATCCGCCCACGAAGCGGGCGACTGGCTGTTCAAGCTGGGCGTGACGCAAGTCAGCCCGAAATCCGGCAACGGCAGCGTGCTGGATGGCGCTGTCGACCTGGATATCAGCAGCAATGTGCGTCCCAGCTTCACCATCGGCTACATGGCCACGCGGCATATCGGCATCGAACTGCTGGGCGCCTGGCCGTTCCAGCACGATATCCGCGGCAGCGGCGGCCTGGGCAAGATCGGCGCCACGAAACACTTGCCGCCCACCCTCAGCCTGCAGTGGCATTTCCTGCCCGACAGCACAGTGCAGCCCTATGTGGGCGTGGGCCTGAACTACACACATTTCTTCGACACCCAGGCCCGCGGCGCGCTGGCCGGTTCCGACCTGAAGCTGGGCGATTCGTGGGGCCTGGCCGGGCAACTGGGCGTGGACATCAAGCTCGACGACCGCTGGTTCCTGAACGCCGACCTGCGCTATATCGACATCTCGTCGAAAGTGAAGCTGGACGGCCGGCGCATCGGCACGGCGCGCATCGACCCGTGGGTGGCCACGCTGGGCGTGGGGTACCGCTTCTAG
- the mlaE gene encoding lipid asymmetry maintenance ABC transporter permease subunit MlaE, translated as MSGPIQALGGWVRAQVSGVGFFTRFLGAMLARSGIAVSRPRLVSQQVHFIGNYSLLIIIVSGMFVGFVLGLQGYYTLNRYGSEEALGLLVALSLVRELGPVVTALLFAGRAGTSLTAEIGLMKAGEQLAAMEVMAVDPMRRVLVPRFWGGIIAMPVLAAVFSMVGILGGWVVGVLLIGVDAGAFWSQMQNGVDVWNDVANGVLKSLVFGVTVTLVALYEGWQARPTPEGVARATTRTVVVGSLAVLGLDFLLTALMFGN; from the coding sequence ATGAGCGGGCCGATACAGGCGCTGGGCGGCTGGGTGCGCGCGCAGGTCAGCGGCGTGGGGTTCTTCACCCGGTTCCTGGGCGCCATGCTGGCGCGCAGCGGCATCGCCGTGTCGCGCCCGCGGCTGGTGTCTCAGCAAGTCCATTTCATCGGCAACTATTCGCTGCTGATCATCATCGTATCCGGCATGTTCGTGGGCTTCGTGCTCGGGCTGCAGGGCTACTACACGCTGAACCGCTACGGGTCCGAAGAGGCCCTGGGCCTGCTGGTGGCGCTGTCGCTGGTGCGCGAACTGGGCCCGGTAGTCACCGCCCTGCTGTTCGCCGGGCGGGCCGGCACCTCGCTGACCGCCGAAATCGGCCTCATGAAAGCCGGCGAGCAGCTTGCCGCCATGGAAGTCATGGCGGTCGACCCCATGCGGCGCGTGCTGGTGCCGCGCTTCTGGGGCGGCATCATCGCCATGCCGGTGCTGGCCGCCGTGTTTTCCATGGTGGGCATCCTGGGCGGCTGGGTGGTGGGCGTGCTGCTCATCGGCGTCGACGCCGGCGCGTTCTGGTCGCAGATGCAGAACGGCGTCGATGTCTGGAACGACGTAGCCAACGGCGTGCTGAAAAGCCTGGTGTTCGGCGTTACCGTCACCCTGGTGGCGCTTTACGAAGGCTGGCAGGCGCGGCCCACGCCCGAAGGCGTGGCGCGCGCCACCACGCGCACCGTGGTGGTGGGCTCGCTGGCGGTGCTGGGCCTCGACTTCCTACTTACCGCCCTGATGTTTGGCAATTGA